A single genomic interval of Arthrobacter methylotrophus harbors:
- a CDS encoding L-threonylcarbamoyladenylate synthase gives MARFFDVHPQDPQPRAIAQVVNILRSGGLIAYPTDSCYALGAQIGNREALDRIRSIRQLDGKHHFTLVCKDFAQLGQFVMIDNDVFRSIKAVTPGSYTFILPATKEVPRRLLHPKKKTVGVRIPNHNFVQALLAELGEPLLSSTLLLPDEEEPLTQGWEIKERLDNLVDAVIDSGDCGAEPTTVVDFSSGTAEVVRRGTGDPSRFE, from the coding sequence ATGGCAAGATTCTTCGACGTCCACCCCCAGGACCCTCAACCACGCGCAATTGCCCAGGTGGTGAACATCCTGCGGTCGGGCGGACTGATCGCGTACCCCACCGATTCCTGCTACGCACTCGGCGCCCAAATAGGCAACAGGGAGGCCCTCGATCGGATCCGCTCGATCCGCCAGCTCGACGGCAAGCACCACTTCACACTGGTCTGCAAAGACTTCGCGCAGCTTGGCCAATTCGTCATGATCGACAACGACGTATTCCGGAGCATCAAGGCCGTCACCCCGGGCAGCTACACGTTCATCCTGCCCGCCACCAAGGAAGTCCCGCGCAGGCTCCTGCACCCCAAGAAAAAGACGGTGGGCGTGCGGATTCCGAACCATAACTTCGTCCAAGCCCTGCTGGCCGAACTCGGCGAGCCGCTCCTATCCAGCACGTTGCTACTCCCCGACGAAGAAGAACCCTTGACCCAAGGCTGGGAAATCAAGGAACGCTTGGACAACCTGGTGGATGCGGTGATCGATTCCGGCGACTGCGGCGCGGAACCCACAACCGTGGTGGACTTCTCCAGCGGCACGGCTGAAGTGGTGCGGCGCGGGACCGGCGATCCCTCACGCTTCGAGTGA